A region from the Mycobacterium heidelbergense genome encodes:
- a CDS encoding MFS transporter — MTGSWRELLGAKYLGTSVVLAGGVALYATNEFLTISLLPNTVAEIGGRLLYAWVTTLYLVGSVVAATMVNPMLLRVGARSSYLMGLVLFGVASLACGAAPSMEVLIAARALQGVAGGLLAGLGYAVINAALPRSLWTRASALVSAMWGVATVVGPATGGLFAQFGLWRWAFAAMAVLTALMAILVPMALPAGRGDPSGAIPKLKVPVWSLLLLGGAALVVSVAQLPRDVIATAGLLAAGVALVGLFVIVDRRMPAAVLPPSVFGPGPLKWIYLTMGVLMVGAMVDTYVPLFGQRLAHLAPVAAGFLGAALAVGWTASEIVSASLESPRAIGRVVAVAPAVVASGLALGAFTQRENASAGVVALWAVALLVAGVGIGMAWPHLSVRAMDSVNDPAEGGAAAAAINTVQLISAAFGAGLAGVVVNTARGGDVMAARWLFTVFTALSAAGVVGSYAAARRDR, encoded by the coding sequence ATGACCGGCAGCTGGCGCGAGCTGCTGGGCGCCAAGTACCTGGGGACATCGGTCGTGCTGGCCGGCGGTGTGGCGCTGTATGCCACCAACGAGTTCCTGACCATCAGCCTGCTGCCGAACACGGTCGCCGAGATCGGCGGGCGCCTCCTCTACGCGTGGGTGACCACCCTGTACCTGGTCGGGTCGGTGGTCGCGGCGACCATGGTCAATCCGATGCTGCTGCGCGTCGGGGCGCGTTCCTCGTACCTGATGGGACTGGTCCTCTTCGGCGTCGCGAGCCTGGCCTGCGGGGCGGCCCCCAGCATGGAGGTCCTGATCGCGGCGCGCGCTCTGCAGGGCGTGGCCGGCGGCCTGCTGGCCGGGCTCGGCTACGCGGTCATCAACGCGGCGCTGCCCCGCTCGCTGTGGACGCGGGCCTCGGCGCTGGTGTCGGCGATGTGGGGCGTCGCCACGGTGGTCGGGCCCGCGACGGGCGGGTTGTTCGCGCAGTTCGGGTTGTGGCGGTGGGCTTTCGCCGCGATGGCGGTCCTGACGGCCCTGATGGCCATCCTGGTGCCGATGGCGCTGCCCGCGGGCCGCGGCGACCCGAGCGGCGCGATACCGAAGCTGAAGGTGCCGGTGTGGTCGTTGCTGCTGCTGGGCGGCGCCGCGCTGGTTGTCAGCGTCGCCCAGCTCCCGCGCGACGTCATCGCGACCGCCGGGCTGCTCGCCGCCGGTGTCGCCCTGGTCGGATTGTTCGTGATCGTCGACCGGCGGATGCCTGCGGCGGTGTTGCCGCCCAGCGTGTTTGGTCCCGGCCCCCTCAAGTGGATCTACCTGACCATGGGCGTGCTGATGGTCGGCGCGATGGTGGACACGTACGTGCCGCTGTTCGGTCAGCGGTTGGCACATCTGGCGCCGGTGGCCGCGGGATTTCTCGGCGCGGCCCTGGCGGTCGGCTGGACGGCCTCCGAGATCGTCAGCGCATCGCTGGAGAGCCCGCGGGCGATCGGGCGGGTGGTCGCGGTCGCGCCGGCGGTGGTGGCGTCGGGGCTCGCGCTGGGTGCGTTCACCCAGCGCGAAAACGCGTCGGCCGGGGTGGTCGCGCTCTGGGCGGTCGCCCTGCTCGTGGCCGGAGTCGGGATCGGGATGGCCTGGCCCCATTTGTCGGTGCGCGCGATGGATTCCGTCAACGACCCGGCCGAAGGCGGCGCCGCGGCCGCGGCCATCAACACCGTGCAGCTCATCTCCGCGGCGTTCGGCGCCGGCCTGGCCGGTGTCGTGGTCAACACGGCCCGGGGCGGCGACGTGATGGCGGCCCGCTGGTTGTTTACGGTGTTCACCGCGTTGAGTGCCGCCGGTGTCGTGGGTTCTTATGCCGCGGCCCGCCGCGACCGCTGA
- the uvrB gene encoding excinuclease ABC subunit UvrB — MAFATEHPVVAHSEYRPAAEEVEGLVRAGGHFEVVSPHQPAGDQPTAIEELERRILAGERDVVLLGATGTGKSATAAWLIERLQRPTLVMAPNKTLAAQLANELREMLPHNAVEYFVSYYDYYQPEAYIAQTDTYIEKDSSINDDVERLRHSATSSLLSRRDVVVVASVSCIYGLGTPQSYLDRSVELRVGADVPRDGLLRLLVDVQYTRNDLSFTRGSFRVRGDTVEIIPSYEELAVRIEFFGDEIEALYYLHPLTGEVIRQVDSLRIFPATHYVAGPERMAHAISTIEEELAERLAEFERQGKLLEAQRLRMRTNYDIEMMRQVGFCSGIENYSRHIDGRGPGSPPATLLDYFPEDFLLVIDESHVTVPQIGGMYEGDMSRKRNLVEYGFRLPSACDNRPLTWEEFADRIGQTVYLSATPGPYELSQSGGEFVEQVIRPTGLVDPKVVVKPTKGQIDDLIGEIRKRADADQRVLVTTLTKKMAEDLTDYLLEMGIRVRYLHSEVDTLRRVELLRQLRLGDYDVLVGINLLREGLDLPEVSLVSILDADKEGFLRSSRSLIQTIGRAARNVSGEVHMYADTMTDSMKEAIDETERRRAKQIAYNEANGVDPQPLRKKIADILDQVYREAADTEATESIPIGGSGRNASRGRRAQGEPGRAVSAGVFEGRDVTSMPRAELADLIKDLTQQMMAAARDLQFELAARFRDEIADLKKELRGMDAAGLK, encoded by the coding sequence ATGGCTTTCGCCACGGAACACCCAGTAGTCGCCCATTCGGAATACCGCCCAGCCGCAGAAGAGGTGGAAGGGTTGGTGCGCGCGGGCGGTCACTTCGAGGTGGTCAGCCCGCACCAGCCGGCCGGTGACCAGCCGACCGCCATCGAGGAGCTGGAGCGGCGAATCCTGGCGGGGGAGCGCGACGTGGTGCTGCTCGGCGCCACCGGCACCGGAAAGTCGGCCACCGCCGCGTGGCTGATCGAACGCCTGCAGCGGCCCACCCTGGTGATGGCGCCCAACAAGACGCTGGCCGCCCAGCTGGCCAACGAACTGCGAGAGATGTTGCCGCACAACGCGGTCGAGTACTTCGTGTCGTACTACGACTACTACCAACCCGAGGCGTACATCGCGCAGACCGACACCTACATCGAAAAGGACAGCTCCATCAACGACGACGTGGAGCGCTTAAGGCACTCCGCGACGTCGTCGCTGCTGTCCCGGCGCGACGTGGTGGTGGTCGCCTCGGTGTCGTGCATCTACGGCCTGGGCACGCCGCAGTCCTACCTGGACCGCTCCGTCGAGCTGCGGGTCGGCGCCGACGTACCCCGGGACGGGTTGCTGCGGTTGCTGGTCGACGTGCAGTACACCCGCAACGACCTGTCCTTCACCCGCGGATCGTTCCGGGTGCGCGGCGACACCGTGGAGATCATCCCGTCCTACGAGGAGCTGGCGGTTCGCATCGAGTTCTTCGGCGACGAGATCGAGGCGCTGTACTACCTGCACCCGCTGACCGGCGAGGTGATCCGCCAGGTCGACTCGCTGCGGATCTTCCCCGCCACCCACTATGTGGCCGGCCCGGAGCGGATGGCGCACGCGATCTCCACCATCGAGGAGGAGCTCGCCGAGCGGCTCGCCGAGTTCGAGCGCCAGGGCAAGCTGCTGGAGGCGCAGCGGCTGCGGATGCGCACCAACTACGACATCGAGATGATGCGCCAGGTCGGGTTCTGTTCGGGCATCGAAAATTACTCAAGGCACATAGATGGGAGGGGCCCCGGCTCGCCGCCCGCGACGCTGCTCGACTACTTCCCGGAGGACTTCCTGCTGGTCATCGACGAGTCGCACGTCACCGTGCCGCAGATCGGCGGCATGTACGAGGGCGACATGTCGCGCAAACGCAACCTGGTGGAGTACGGGTTCCGGCTGCCGTCGGCATGCGACAACCGGCCGTTGACCTGGGAGGAGTTCGCCGACCGGATCGGGCAGACGGTGTATCTGTCGGCCACGCCGGGCCCATACGAGCTCAGCCAGTCCGGCGGTGAATTCGTCGAGCAGGTGATCCGGCCCACCGGCTTGGTGGATCCCAAGGTGGTGGTCAAGCCGACCAAGGGGCAGATCGACGACCTGATCGGCGAGATCCGCAAGCGCGCCGACGCCGACCAGCGGGTGCTGGTGACGACCCTGACCAAGAAGATGGCCGAGGACCTCACCGACTACCTGCTGGAGATGGGCATCCGGGTGCGCTACCTGCACTCCGAGGTCGACACGCTGCGCCGGGTCGAACTGCTGCGCCAGCTGCGCCTCGGCGACTACGACGTGCTGGTCGGCATCAACCTGCTGCGCGAGGGCCTGGACCTGCCCGAGGTGTCGCTGGTGTCGATCCTCGACGCCGACAAGGAGGGCTTCCTGCGGTCGTCCCGCAGCCTGATTCAGACGATCGGCCGCGCCGCCCGCAACGTATCCGGCGAGGTGCACATGTACGCCGACACGATGACCGATTCGATGAAGGAGGCCATCGACGAGACCGAACGGCGCCGGGCCAAGCAGATCGCCTACAACGAGGCCAATGGCGTCGACCCGCAGCCGCTGCGCAAGAAGATCGCCGACATCCTCGACCAGGTCTACCGCGAGGCCGCCGATACCGAGGCCACCGAGTCGATCCCCATCGGCGGGTCGGGACGCAACGCGTCCCGAGGCCGGCGTGCCCAGGGCGAGCCCGGCCGCGCGGTCAGCGCCGGGGTGTTCGAGGGCCGCGACGTCACCAGCATGCCGCGCGCCGAACTGGCCGACCTGATCAAAGACCTCACGCAGCAGATGATGGCCGCCGCGCGTGATCTGCAGTTTGAGCTGGCGGCGCGGTTCCGCGACGAGATCGCCGACCTCAAGAAGGAACTGCGCGGGATGGACGCCGCCGGGCTGAAGTGA
- a CDS encoding serine/threonine-protein kinase, with the protein MDDHRGTTRRLDAGRRLLSNPRLAREALRAGFHSLPSATVAHLFRRIPPVNSTPNAEPAAAVEHRDEASGSRLALSGGASFAGYTILRQLGAGGMAEVYLALHPRLPRRDVIKVLAEAVTADREFRERFNREADLAATLWHPHIVGVHDRGEFNGQLWISMDYVEGTDAARLVKERYQDGQKGMPIHEVCAILQAVAGALDYAHDRGLLHRDVKPANILLTHPEDGERRILLADFGVARHLANISGITETNVAVGTVAYAAPEQLTGSNIDGRADQYALAATAFHLLTGAPPFQHSNPIAVISQHLHEDPPRLSDYRPDLAHLDDVFFKALAKQPEDRFERCRALAAAIGEQFDDVSDADAVVTAPPRTRGVHGVVAAMNHRFSSRTRWGTALLCAVLIAVAATWSILYSFQPDTSPANPALASKPSVSAASAPARPGGPALNGTYQLTYDHSKQIANGIPIRHDGAPTNWWAFRSVCTANGCAATGTQLDDANHQTASTTDGGHTDTLRFVGGYWQGTPQQQRVGCTQPNGQVRATQQETVAWSLAPQADGTLRGTVTETVLSNECGAQGAVVRVPVVASRTGDVPAGVNVADPAQAVNTTNPRSTKGSPPVLGGLCSDLDKLAYDPTNNEQIVCEGTTWARAPITTGTHASGSSCDRPGTPVFAMTTSNDGHLLECDPVTRTWTPPAA; encoded by the coding sequence ATGGACGACCACAGGGGAACCACCCGGCGCCTTGATGCCGGGCGGCGGCTGCTGAGCAACCCCCGCTTGGCCCGAGAGGCCCTGCGCGCGGGCTTTCATTCGTTGCCCTCGGCGACCGTCGCGCATCTGTTTCGCCGGATTCCGCCGGTCAACTCGACCCCTAACGCGGAGCCCGCCGCGGCGGTCGAGCACCGCGACGAGGCCAGCGGATCGCGCCTTGCGCTGAGCGGTGGGGCGTCGTTCGCCGGCTATACGATCCTGCGGCAGCTCGGCGCCGGTGGCATGGCCGAGGTCTATCTGGCGTTGCATCCCAGGTTGCCGCGCCGCGACGTGATCAAGGTCCTCGCCGAGGCGGTCACCGCGGATCGTGAGTTCCGCGAGCGGTTCAACCGGGAGGCCGACCTCGCGGCCACGCTGTGGCACCCACACATCGTCGGGGTCCACGATCGCGGCGAATTCAACGGGCAGCTGTGGATTTCGATGGACTACGTCGAGGGCACCGATGCCGCCCGGCTGGTCAAGGAGCGCTATCAGGACGGCCAAAAAGGTATGCCGATACACGAGGTGTGCGCCATCCTGCAGGCCGTCGCGGGCGCGCTCGACTACGCCCACGACCGCGGCTTGCTGCACCGCGACGTCAAACCCGCCAACATCCTGCTCACCCACCCCGAGGACGGGGAGCGCCGAATCCTGTTGGCGGACTTCGGCGTAGCGCGCCACCTGGCGAACATCAGCGGCATCACCGAGACCAATGTCGCGGTGGGAACGGTGGCCTACGCCGCGCCCGAACAGCTGACGGGCTCCAACATCGACGGCCGGGCGGACCAATACGCGTTGGCCGCCACGGCGTTTCATCTGCTGACCGGCGCGCCCCCGTTCCAGCACTCCAACCCGATCGCGGTGATCAGCCAGCACCTGCACGAGGATCCGCCCCGGCTCAGCGACTACCGCCCGGACTTGGCGCACCTCGACGACGTGTTCTTCAAGGCCCTCGCCAAGCAACCCGAGGACAGGTTCGAGCGGTGCCGCGCGTTGGCCGCCGCCATCGGCGAACAGTTCGACGACGTCTCCGACGCCGATGCCGTTGTGACGGCGCCGCCGCGGACGCGCGGGGTCCACGGTGTTGTGGCGGCGATGAACCACAGGTTTTCGTCGCGGACCCGGTGGGGGACCGCGTTGCTCTGCGCCGTGCTGATCGCCGTCGCGGCGACCTGGTCGATCCTGTACTCCTTTCAGCCCGACACCTCCCCGGCCAACCCCGCGCTCGCCTCGAAACCCTCCGTCTCGGCGGCCAGCGCGCCCGCAAGACCCGGGGGACCGGCGCTCAACGGCACCTACCAGTTGACCTACGACCACAGCAAGCAGATCGCCAACGGGATCCCGATCCGGCACGACGGCGCCCCCACCAATTGGTGGGCCTTCCGTTCGGTGTGCACCGCCAACGGTTGCGCGGCCACCGGGACCCAGCTCGACGACGCCAACCACCAGACGGCCAGCACCACCGATGGCGGTCACACGGACACCCTGCGCTTCGTCGGCGGCTATTGGCAGGGCACGCCTCAGCAGCAGCGGGTGGGCTGCACCCAGCCGAACGGGCAGGTGAGGGCCACCCAGCAGGAGACGGTGGCGTGGTCGTTGGCGCCGCAGGCCGACGGCACCCTGCGCGGCACGGTCACCGAGACCGTGCTCAGCAATGAGTGCGGCGCGCAGGGGGCCGTGGTGCGGGTACCCGTGGTGGCCAGCCGGACCGGTGACGTGCCGGCGGGTGTCAACGTGGCCGATCCCGCCCAAGCGGTCAACACCACGAACCCGCGGTCGACCAAGGGATCGCCGCCCGTGCTGGGCGGGCTGTGCAGCGACCTCGACAAGCTGGCCTACGACCCGACCAACAACGAGCAAATCGTTTGTGAGGGCACCACCTGGGCCAGGGCCCCCATCACGACCGGGACGCACGCCTCGGGCAGCTCGTGCGACCGGCCCGGGACCCCGGTGTTCGCCATGACGACGTCCAACGACGGACACCTCCTCGAATGTGATCCCGTCACGCGGACGTGGACCCCACCCGCCGCATAG
- a CDS encoding FHA domain-containing protein yields the protein MSRPAPPVLTIRHDGSQRSFAAGHEVVVGRDANADLRIPDPRISRAHLIVRFDQGRWLAIDNGSLNGTYVNGYRMPVIDIHDGQSINVGNPQGPRLTFAIGPQQGQASRPSQPRPTRDSGPPTLTWSTVPGQTNPTAPPPPPRPAPPKQPGRPPGPPPPRQPAAQPRQAPPPRRIQTSGMPAAARPPAGTPPDQLTVVNARPAGPPAAPPPESTPPAESTVIDAKTADVSNLATRFVKLLAPRSSAAAGTAGAMTIGRAADNDIVVADVLASRQHATLVRTPLGAEIRDNSINGTFVNGTRVGSAILTEDDVVTIGNVDLVFRGGTLIQRSVAETRTGGLEVRNVKYVVDNGKQLLDGISLTARPGTLTAVIGGSGAGKSTLARLIAGYTSPSSGSVTFEGHNIHAEYASLRSRIGMVPQDDVVHRQLTVNQALGYAAELRLPPDTSAADRAKVVAQVLDELDLTKHADTRVDKLSGGQRKRASVALELLTGPSLLILDEPTSGLDPALDHQVMTMLRQLADAGRVVIVVTHMLSYLDVCDQLLLVAPGGKTAYCGPPDQIGEAMGTSNWAKIFTKVGADPEEANRRFLEQREAQRRPQKLLPDKTDEPGDLGEPVHTSVRRQISTVARRQVRLVVADRAYFIFLALLPFILGALSLTVPGNSGFRVPGPQAGTPDESAQILNLLLLAAAFMGTALTIRDLVGERAVFQREQAVGLSTSAYLLAKTAVFCGFAILQSAITTTIVVVGKGAPSQGAVLLGHSTFAAIVELFLTVAATCVASAILGLAISSLVRSSEQIMPLFVVSIMAQLVLCGGMVPVTGRLALNQLSFAMPARWGYAAAASTVDVRHLVPGSLLPQDRFWQHTPKIWLIDMGMLAALSVFYAGFVRWKIRLRR from the coding sequence GTGAGTCGACCCGCCCCACCTGTCCTGACGATCCGGCACGACGGGTCCCAGCGTTCTTTCGCCGCGGGCCACGAGGTGGTCGTCGGGCGTGATGCCAACGCCGACTTGCGGATCCCGGACCCGCGGATCTCCCGCGCGCACCTGATCGTGCGGTTCGATCAGGGCCGGTGGCTGGCGATCGACAACGGCTCGCTGAACGGCACCTACGTCAACGGCTACCGGATGCCGGTCATCGACATCCACGACGGCCAGAGCATCAACGTCGGGAACCCGCAAGGGCCGCGGCTGACCTTCGCGATCGGTCCGCAGCAGGGCCAGGCCAGCCGGCCCTCGCAGCCGAGGCCGACGCGGGACTCCGGGCCGCCCACCCTGACCTGGTCCACCGTCCCGGGGCAGACGAATCCCACGGCGCCGCCTCCGCCGCCGCGCCCCGCGCCGCCCAAGCAGCCGGGAAGGCCACCCGGCCCGCCCCCACCGCGCCAGCCGGCTGCGCAGCCGCGCCAGGCGCCACCGCCGCGGCGGATCCAGACGTCGGGGATGCCGGCGGCGGCGAGGCCGCCGGCCGGAACGCCACCCGACCAGCTGACCGTGGTCAACGCCCGGCCCGCCGGGCCGCCCGCGGCGCCCCCGCCCGAGTCGACGCCGCCCGCCGAGTCGACCGTGATCGACGCCAAGACCGCCGACGTGTCGAACCTGGCCACGCGCTTTGTGAAGTTGCTCGCGCCGCGCTCCTCGGCGGCCGCGGGCACGGCCGGCGCCATGACGATCGGTCGCGCCGCCGACAACGACATCGTCGTCGCCGACGTCCTGGCCTCGCGCCAGCACGCGACGCTGGTGCGGACGCCGCTCGGCGCCGAGATCCGGGACAACAGCATCAACGGGACTTTCGTCAACGGCACCCGGGTCGGATCGGCGATCCTGACCGAGGACGACGTGGTCACCATCGGCAACGTCGACCTGGTGTTCCGCGGCGGCACGCTGATCCAACGCAGCGTCGCCGAGACGCGCACCGGCGGTCTGGAGGTGCGCAACGTCAAGTACGTCGTCGACAACGGCAAGCAGCTGCTGGACGGCATCTCGCTGACCGCCCGTCCGGGCACCCTGACCGCCGTGATCGGCGGGTCGGGCGCCGGGAAGAGCACGCTGGCCCGCCTGATCGCCGGCTACACCAGCCCCAGTTCCGGTTCGGTCACCTTCGAGGGCCACAACATCCACGCCGAATACGCCTCGCTGCGCAGCAGGATCGGCATGGTGCCGCAGGACGACGTGGTGCACCGCCAGCTGACGGTCAACCAGGCGCTGGGCTACGCCGCCGAACTCCGGCTGCCGCCCGACACCAGCGCGGCCGACCGCGCCAAGGTGGTGGCCCAGGTCCTCGACGAGCTCGACCTGACCAAGCACGCCGACACCCGGGTCGACAAGCTGTCCGGCGGTCAGCGCAAACGCGCGTCGGTGGCCCTCGAACTGCTCACCGGGCCGTCGCTGCTGATCCTCGACGAGCCGACGTCGGGCCTGGACCCGGCGCTGGACCACCAGGTCATGACGATGCTGCGGCAGTTGGCCGACGCCGGCCGCGTGGTGATCGTGGTGACGCACATGCTGTCCTACCTCGACGTCTGCGACCAGCTGCTGCTGGTGGCACCGGGCGGCAAAACCGCCTACTGCGGCCCGCCCGACCAGATCGGCGAGGCGATGGGCACCAGCAACTGGGCCAAGATCTTCACCAAGGTGGGCGCCGACCCCGAGGAAGCCAACCGGCGCTTCCTGGAGCAGCGCGAGGCGCAGAGACGGCCCCAGAAGCTGCTGCCGGACAAGACCGACGAGCCCGGCGACCTGGGCGAACCGGTGCACACCAGCGTGCGGCGCCAGATCTCGACGGTCGCGCGCCGGCAGGTCCGCCTGGTCGTCGCCGACCGCGCCTACTTCATCTTCTTGGCGCTGCTGCCGTTCATCCTCGGCGCGCTGTCGCTGACCGTTCCGGGCAACAGCGGATTCCGCGTCCCCGGCCCGCAGGCCGGCACGCCCGACGAATCCGCGCAGATCCTGAACCTGCTGCTGCTCGCCGCGGCGTTCATGGGCACCGCGCTGACGATCCGCGACCTGGTCGGCGAGCGCGCCGTCTTCCAGCGCGAGCAAGCGGTCGGATTGTCGACGTCGGCCTACCTGCTCGCCAAGACCGCGGTGTTCTGCGGGTTCGCCATCCTGCAGTCGGCGATCACCACCACGATCGTGGTGGTCGGCAAGGGGGCGCCGTCCCAGGGCGCCGTGCTGCTGGGCCATTCCACCTTCGCGGCCATCGTCGAGCTGTTCTTGACCGTCGCCGCGACCTGCGTCGCCTCGGCCATTCTCGGCCTGGCCATTTCGTCGCTGGTCCGCTCCAGCGAGCAGATCATGCCGCTGTTCGTGGTGTCGATCATGGCGCAGCTGGTGCTGTGCGGCGGGATGGTGCCGGTCACCGGCCGGCTCGCCCTCAACCAGCTGTCCTTCGCGATGCCGGCGCGCTGGGGCTACGCCGCGGCGGCGTCGACGGTCGACGTGCGGCACCTGGTACCGGGTTCGCTGCTGCCCCAGGACCGGTTCTGGCAGCACACACCGAAGATCTGGCTGATCGACATGGGCATGCTGGCCGCCTTGTCGGTGTTCTACGCCGGCTTCGTGCGGTGGAAAATCAGGTTGCGCCGATAG
- a CDS encoding DUF402 domain-containing protein: protein MRAVEEYVVRPWGLYVARPTPGRAQFRYLESWLLPSLGLRATVFHFNPGHERDHDYYLDVGEYTPGPKVWRSEDHYLDIEVRTGAGADLADVDELLDAVRHGLLTPQAAERAVRRAVAAVDGLARNDYDLSRWAATNGLELTWPRTPA, encoded by the coding sequence GTGCGGGCCGTCGAGGAGTACGTCGTGCGCCCCTGGGGGCTCTATGTGGCCCGCCCCACCCCCGGCCGGGCGCAGTTCCGCTACCTCGAATCGTGGCTGCTGCCGTCGCTGGGCCTGCGCGCCACCGTCTTTCATTTCAACCCCGGTCATGAACGCGACCACGACTACTACCTCGACGTGGGCGAGTACACGCCCGGCCCGAAGGTGTGGCGCTCCGAAGACCATTACCTCGACATCGAGGTCCGCACCGGCGCGGGCGCGGACCTGGCCGACGTCGACGAGCTGCTGGACGCCGTGCGCCACGGCCTGCTCACCCCGCAGGCCGCCGAGCGGGCGGTGCGCCGCGCCGTGGCCGCCGTCGACGGCCTGGCCCGCAACGACTACGACCTTTCCCGGTGGGCGGCCACCAACGGCCTGGAGCTCACCTGGCCCCGGACGCCGGCGTGA
- the ligD gene encoding non-homologous end-joining DNA ligase, producing MTGFAGLPASVRAALHDEPVPDWRSPTLATLTDKRFSDPRWIFERKFDGMRCLAFRDGDRVRLLSRNRQPLNGTYPELVDALASQRTTRFVVDGEVVAFEGRRTSFARLQGRLGITDPDAARASPVRVFYYLFDLLHLDGESTIDVPLMWRKRLLRNAFDFEDPLRYTSHRVKDGIAAYRAACARGDEGVIAKLADSTYDGRRSPNWLKFKCVRDQEFVVGGYTSPKGARIELGALLLGYYEGRDLVYAGKVGTGFDEATLRRLHERLSPIERDTPPFARGLVHEKSAHWVRPELVAQIGFTEWTRDGKLRHPRYLGLRTDKEPRDVVRETH from the coding sequence GTGACGGGTTTCGCCGGGCTGCCCGCCTCGGTCCGCGCGGCGCTGCACGACGAGCCGGTGCCCGACTGGCGATCCCCCACGCTGGCCACCCTGACCGACAAGCGGTTTTCCGATCCGCGATGGATCTTCGAGCGCAAATTCGACGGGATGCGCTGCCTGGCGTTCCGCGACGGCGACCGGGTGCGGCTGCTGTCGCGAAACCGTCAGCCGCTCAACGGAACCTACCCCGAACTCGTTGACGCGCTGGCCTCCCAGCGCACCACGCGGTTCGTGGTGGACGGCGAGGTGGTGGCGTTCGAAGGACGCCGTACCAGCTTCGCCCGGCTGCAGGGTCGTCTGGGCATCACCGACCCCGACGCGGCCCGGGCGTCGCCGGTCCGTGTCTTCTACTACCTCTTCGACCTGCTGCACCTCGACGGTGAGTCCACGATCGACGTGCCGCTGATGTGGCGTAAGAGGCTGCTGCGCAACGCGTTTGACTTCGAGGATCCGCTGCGCTACACGTCCCATCGCGTCAAGGACGGGATCGCCGCCTACCGGGCCGCCTGCGCGCGCGGCGACGAGGGAGTGATCGCCAAGCTGGCCGATTCGACGTATGACGGCCGCCGCTCGCCGAATTGGTTGAAGTTCAAATGCGTCCGCGACCAAGAGTTCGTGGTCGGCGGCTATACCAGCCCCAAGGGCGCCCGAATCGAGTTGGGCGCGCTGCTGCTCGGCTATTACGAAGGCCGCGACCTCGTCTACGCCGGCAAGGTCGGCACCGGCTTCGACGAGGCCACGCTGCGCCGCCTGCACGAGCGGCTGTCGCCCATCGAGCGGGACACACCTCCGTTCGCCCGGGGTCTGGTGCATGAGAAGAGCGCCCACTGGGTACGCCCGGAGCTGGTGGCCCAAATCGGGTTCACCGAGTGGACGCGCGACGGCAAGCTCCGCCACCCGCGCTATCTCGGTCTGCGCACCGACAAGGAGCCCCGCGACGTCGTACGGGAGACACACTGA
- the ligD gene encoding non-homologous end-joining DNA ligase: MAHIEVEVTHPDRVMFPDPASQKGITKGDLVDYYGEVAATMLPHLKGRALTVQRFPRGIGEQGFVQQDFADSLPDWFDRVEVAREGGAGGTVVHPVAERPEALRWLANQNCIALHVWQSRRGRLHEPDRLVFDLDPSDTDFAVVRATARAVAGVLEDLGLAFYVQTTGSRGLHVVVPLRADTDFDAARQFAREVAEVVVADDPEHRTVEARKDNRGRRVYLDIMRNAYAQTAVAPYSVRARDGAPVATPLEWDELDARDLRADRFTIRNLPERLAGQRDPWADMYRHARSLTGPARRLARLRA; the protein is encoded by the coding sequence ATGGCACACATCGAGGTCGAGGTCACCCATCCGGACCGGGTGATGTTTCCCGACCCCGCCTCTCAAAAAGGGATCACCAAGGGCGATCTCGTCGACTACTACGGCGAGGTGGCCGCCACGATGCTGCCGCACCTCAAGGGCCGGGCGCTCACCGTGCAACGGTTCCCGCGCGGCATCGGCGAACAAGGGTTCGTGCAACAGGATTTCGCCGATTCGCTGCCGGACTGGTTCGACCGTGTCGAGGTCGCCCGGGAGGGCGGGGCGGGCGGCACCGTGGTGCATCCCGTGGCCGAACGCCCCGAGGCGTTGCGCTGGCTGGCCAATCAGAACTGCATCGCGTTGCACGTGTGGCAGTCGCGGCGGGGCCGGCTGCACGAACCGGACCGACTGGTCTTCGACCTCGACCCGTCCGACACCGACTTCGCCGTGGTGCGGGCCACCGCCCGCGCGGTGGCCGGGGTGCTGGAGGACCTCGGGCTGGCGTTTTACGTGCAGACCACCGGGTCGCGCGGGCTGCACGTCGTGGTGCCGCTGCGCGCCGACACCGACTTCGACGCCGCCCGCCAATTCGCGCGCGAGGTCGCCGAGGTGGTGGTGGCCGACGACCCCGAGCACCGCACCGTGGAAGCCCGCAAGGACAACAGGGGCCGCCGGGTGTATCTCGACATCATGCGAAACGCCTACGCGCAGACGGCGGTTGCGCCGTATTCGGTCCGGGCCCGCGACGGCGCGCCGGTGGCGACCCCGCTGGAATGGGACGAACTGGATGCCCGCGACCTGCGGGCGGACCGGTTCACCATCCGCAACCTTCCCGAACGGCTTGCCGGGCAACGGGACCCGTGGGCCGACATGTATCGGCACGCCCGCTCGTTGACCGGCCCGGCGCGGCGCCTGGCGAGGCTACGTGCCTGA